A window of Pan paniscus chromosome 10, NHGRI_mPanPan1-v2.0_pri, whole genome shotgun sequence contains these coding sequences:
- the SMIM41 gene encoding small integral membrane protein 41 yields the protein MNGSQAGAAAQAAWLSSCCNQSASPPEPPEGPRAVQAVVLGVLSLLVLCGVLFLGGGLLLRAQGLTALLTREQRASREPEPGSASGEDGDDDS from the coding sequence ATGAACGGCTCTCAGGCGGGCGCCGCGGCTCAGGCCGCCTGGCTGAGCTCCTGCTGTAACCAGTCGGCGTCGCCGCCGGAGCCCCCCGAGGGGCCGCGCGCGGTGCAGGCGGTGGTGCTCGGCGTGCTTTCCCTGCTGGTGCTTTGCGGGGTCCTGTTCCTGGGCGGCGGCCTCCTCCTCCGCGCCCAGGGCCTGACAGCGCTGCTGACCCGCGAGCAGCGCGCGTCCCGCGAGCCCGAGCCGGGCAGTGCCAGCGGAGAGGACGGCGACGACGACTCCTAG
- the NR4A1 gene encoding nuclear receptor subfamily 4immunitygroup A member 1 isoform X3, with protein MWLAKACWSIQSEMPCIQAQYGTPAPSPGPHDHLASDPLTPEFIKPTMDLASPEAAPTAPTALPSFSTFMDGYTGEFDTFLYQLPGTVQPCSSASSSASSTSSSSATSPASASFKFEDFQVYGCYPGPLSGPVDEALSSSGSDYYGSPCSAPSPSTPSFQPPQLSPWDGSFGHFSPSQTYEGLRAWTEQLPKASGPPQPPAFFSFSPPTGPSPSLAQSPLKLFPSQATHQLGEGESYSMPTAFPGLAPTSPHLEGSGILDAPVTSTKARSGAPGGSEGRCAVCGDNASCQHYGVRTCEGCKGFFKRTVQKNAKYICLANKDCPVDKRRRNRCQFCRFQKCLAVGMVKEVVRTDSLKGRRGRLPSKPKQPPDASPANLLTSLVRAHLDSGPSTAKLDYSKFQELVLPRFGKEDAGDVQQFYDLLSGSLEVIRKWAEKIPGFAELSPADQDLLLESAFLELFILRLAYRSKPGEGKLIFCSGLVLHRLQCARGFGDWIDSILAFSRSLHSLLVDVPAFACLSALVLITDRHGLQEPRRVEELQNRIASCLKEHVAAVAGEPQPASCLSRLLGKLPELRTLCTQGLQRIFYLKLEDLVPPPPIIDKIFMDTLPF; from the exons AGATGCCCTGTATCCAAGCCCAATATGGGACGCCAGCACCGAGTCCAGGACCCCATGACCACCTGGCAAGCGACCCCCTGACCCCTGAGTTCATCAAGCCCACCATGGACCTGGCCAGCCCCGAGGCAGCCCCCACTGCCCCCACTGCCCTGCCCAGCTTCAGCACCTTCATGGACGGCTACACAGGAGAGTTTGACACCTTCCTCTACCAGCTGCCGGGAACAGTCCAGCCAtgctcctcagcctcctcctcggcctcctccaCATCCTCGTCCTCAGCCacctcccctgcctctgcctccttcaAGTTCGAGGACTTCCAGGTGTACGGCTGCTACCCCGGCCCCCTGAGTGGCCCAGTGGATGAGGCCCTGTCCTCCAGTGGCTCTGACTACTATGGCAGCCCCTGCTCGGCCCCGTCGCCCTCCACGCCCAGCTTCCAGCCACCCCAGCTCTCTCCCTGGGATGGCTCATTCGGCCACTTCTCGCCCAGCCAGACTTACGAAGGCCTGCGGGCATGGACAGAGCAGCTGCCCAAAGCCTCTGGGCCCCCACAGCCTCCAGCCTTCTTTTCCTTCAGTCCTCCCaccggccccagccccagcctggcccagagCCCCCTGAAGTTGTTCCCCTCACAGGCCACCCAccagctgggggagggagagagctaTTCCATGCCTACGGCCTTCCCAGGTTTGGCACCCACTTCTCCACACCTTGAGGGCTCGGGGATACTGGATGCACCCGTGACCTCAACCAAGGCCCGGAGCGGGGCCCCAGGTGGAAGTGAAGGCCGCTGTGCTGTGTGTGGGGACAACGCTTCATGCCAGCATTATGGCGTCCGCACATGTGAGGGCTGCAAGGGCTTCTTCAAG CGCACAGTGCAGAAAAACGCCAAGTACATCTGCCTGGCTAACAAGGACTGCCCTGTGGACAAGAGGCGGCGAAACCGCTGCCAGTTCTGCCGCTTCCAGAAGTGCCTGGCGGTGGGCATGGTGAAGGAAG TTGTCCGAACAGACAGCCTGAAGGGGCGGCGGGGCCGGCTACCTTCAAAACCCAAGCAGCCCCCAGATGCCTCCCCTGCCAATCTCCTCACTTCCCTGGTCCGTGCACACCTGGACTCAGGGCCCAGCACTGCCAAACTGGACTACTCCAAG TTCCAGGAGCTGGTGCTGCCCCGCTTTGGGAAGGAGGATGCTGGGGATGTACAGCAGTTCTACGACCTGCTCTCCGGTTCTCTGGAGGTCATCCGCAAGTGGGCGGAGAAGATCcctggctttgctgagctgtCACCGGCTGACCAGGACCTGTTGCTGGAGTCGGCCTTCCTGGAGCTCTTCATCCTCCGCCTGGCGTACAG GTCTAAGCCAGGCGAGGGCAAGCTCATCTTCTGCTCAGGCCTGGTGCTACACCGGCTGCAGTGTGCCCGTGGCTTCGGGGACTGGATTGACAGTATCCTGGCCTTCTCAAGGTCCCTGCACAGCTTGCTTGTCGATGTCCCTGCCTTCGCCTGCCTCTCTGCCCTTGTCCTCATCACCG ACCGGCATGGGCTGCAGGAGCCGCGGCGGGTGGAGGAGCTGCAGAACCGCATCGCCAGCTGCCTGAAGGAGCACGTGGCAGCTGTGGCGGGCGAGCCCCAGCCAGCCAGCTGCCTGTCACGTCTGTTGGGCAAACTGCCCGAGCTGCGGACCCTGTGCACCCAGGGCCTGCAGCGCATCTTCTACCTCAAGCTGGAGGACTTGGTGCCCCCTCCACCCATCATTGACAAGATCTTCATGGACACGCTGCCCTTCTGA
- the NR4A1 gene encoding nuclear receptor subfamily 4immunitygroup A member 1 isoform X4, with protein sequence MPCIQAQYGTPAPSPGPHDHLASDPLTPEFIKPTMDLASPEAAPTAPTALPSFSTFMDGYTGEFDTFLYQLPGTVQPCSSASSSASSTSSSSATSPASASFKFEDFQVYGCYPGPLSGPVDEALSSSGSDYYGSPCSAPSPSTPSFQPPQLSPWDGSFGHFSPSQTYEGLRAWTEQLPKASGPPQPPAFFSFSPPTGPSPSLAQSPLKLFPSQATHQLGEGESYSMPTAFPGLAPTSPHLEGSGILDAPVTSTKARSGAPGGSEGRCAVCGDNASCQHYGVRTCEGCKGFFKRTVQKNAKYICLANKDCPVDKRRRNRCQFCRFQKCLAVGMVKEVVRTDSLKGRRGRLPSKPKQPPDASPANLLTSLVRAHLDSGPSTAKLDYSKFQELVLPRFGKEDAGDVQQFYDLLSGSLEVIRKWAEKIPGFAELSPADQDLLLESAFLELFILRLAYRSKPGEGKLIFCSGLVLHRLQCARGFGDWIDSILAFSRSLHSLLVDVPAFACLSALVLITDRHGLQEPRRVEELQNRIASCLKEHVAAVAGEPQPASCLSRLLGKLPELRTLCTQGLQRIFYLKLEDLVPPPPIIDKIFMDTLPF encoded by the exons ATGCCCTGTATCCAAGCCCAATATGGGACGCCAGCACCGAGTCCAGGACCCCATGACCACCTGGCAAGCGACCCCCTGACCCCTGAGTTCATCAAGCCCACCATGGACCTGGCCAGCCCCGAGGCAGCCCCCACTGCCCCCACTGCCCTGCCCAGCTTCAGCACCTTCATGGACGGCTACACAGGAGAGTTTGACACCTTCCTCTACCAGCTGCCGGGAACAGTCCAGCCAtgctcctcagcctcctcctcggcctcctccaCATCCTCGTCCTCAGCCacctcccctgcctctgcctccttcaAGTTCGAGGACTTCCAGGTGTACGGCTGCTACCCCGGCCCCCTGAGTGGCCCAGTGGATGAGGCCCTGTCCTCCAGTGGCTCTGACTACTATGGCAGCCCCTGCTCGGCCCCGTCGCCCTCCACGCCCAGCTTCCAGCCACCCCAGCTCTCTCCCTGGGATGGCTCATTCGGCCACTTCTCGCCCAGCCAGACTTACGAAGGCCTGCGGGCATGGACAGAGCAGCTGCCCAAAGCCTCTGGGCCCCCACAGCCTCCAGCCTTCTTTTCCTTCAGTCCTCCCaccggccccagccccagcctggcccagagCCCCCTGAAGTTGTTCCCCTCACAGGCCACCCAccagctgggggagggagagagctaTTCCATGCCTACGGCCTTCCCAGGTTTGGCACCCACTTCTCCACACCTTGAGGGCTCGGGGATACTGGATGCACCCGTGACCTCAACCAAGGCCCGGAGCGGGGCCCCAGGTGGAAGTGAAGGCCGCTGTGCTGTGTGTGGGGACAACGCTTCATGCCAGCATTATGGCGTCCGCACATGTGAGGGCTGCAAGGGCTTCTTCAAG CGCACAGTGCAGAAAAACGCCAAGTACATCTGCCTGGCTAACAAGGACTGCCCTGTGGACAAGAGGCGGCGAAACCGCTGCCAGTTCTGCCGCTTCCAGAAGTGCCTGGCGGTGGGCATGGTGAAGGAAG TTGTCCGAACAGACAGCCTGAAGGGGCGGCGGGGCCGGCTACCTTCAAAACCCAAGCAGCCCCCAGATGCCTCCCCTGCCAATCTCCTCACTTCCCTGGTCCGTGCACACCTGGACTCAGGGCCCAGCACTGCCAAACTGGACTACTCCAAG TTCCAGGAGCTGGTGCTGCCCCGCTTTGGGAAGGAGGATGCTGGGGATGTACAGCAGTTCTACGACCTGCTCTCCGGTTCTCTGGAGGTCATCCGCAAGTGGGCGGAGAAGATCcctggctttgctgagctgtCACCGGCTGACCAGGACCTGTTGCTGGAGTCGGCCTTCCTGGAGCTCTTCATCCTCCGCCTGGCGTACAG GTCTAAGCCAGGCGAGGGCAAGCTCATCTTCTGCTCAGGCCTGGTGCTACACCGGCTGCAGTGTGCCCGTGGCTTCGGGGACTGGATTGACAGTATCCTGGCCTTCTCAAGGTCCCTGCACAGCTTGCTTGTCGATGTCCCTGCCTTCGCCTGCCTCTCTGCCCTTGTCCTCATCACCG ACCGGCATGGGCTGCAGGAGCCGCGGCGGGTGGAGGAGCTGCAGAACCGCATCGCCAGCTGCCTGAAGGAGCACGTGGCAGCTGTGGCGGGCGAGCCCCAGCCAGCCAGCTGCCTGTCACGTCTGTTGGGCAAACTGCCCGAGCTGCGGACCCTGTGCACCCAGGGCCTGCAGCGCATCTTCTACCTCAAGCTGGAGGACTTGGTGCCCCCTCCACCCATCATTGACAAGATCTTCATGGACACGCTGCCCTTCTGA
- the ATG101 gene encoding autophagy-related protein 101, with amino-acid sequence MNCRSEVLEVSVEGRQVEEAMLAVLHTVLLHRSTGKFHYKKEGTYSIGTVGTQDVDCDFIDFTYVRVSSEELDRALRKVVGEFKDALRNSGGDGLGQMSLEFYQKKKSRWPFSDECIPWEVWTVKVHVVALATEQERQICREKVGEKLCEKIINIVEVMNRHEYLPKMPTQSEVDNVFDTGLRDVQPYLYKISFQITDALGTSVTTTMRRLIKDTLAL; translated from the exons ATGAACTGTCGCTCGGAGGTGCTGGAGGTGTCGGTGGAGGGGCGGCAGGTGGAGGAGGCCATGCTGGCTGTGCTGCACACGGTGCTTCTGCACCGCAGCACAGGCAAGTTCCACTACAAGAAGGAGGGCACCTACTCCATTGGCACCGTGGGCACCCAGGATGTTGACTGTGACTTCATCGACTTCACTTACGTGCGTGTCTCTTCTGAGGAACTGGATCGTGCCCTGCGCAAGGTTGTTGGGGAGTTCAAG GATGCACTGCGCAACTCTGGTGGCGATGGGCTGGGGCAGATGTCCTTGGAGTTCTACCAGAAGAAGAAGTCTCGCTGGCCATTCTCAGACGAGTGCATCCCATGGGAAGTGTGGACGGTCAAGGTGCATGTGGTAGCCCTGGCCACAGAGCAGGAGCGGCAGATCTGCCGGGAGAAGGTGGGTGAGAAACTCTGCGAGAAGATCATCAACATCGTGGAGGTGATGAATCGGCATGAGTACTTGCCCAAGATGCCCACACAGTCGGAGGTGGATAACGTGTTTGACACAGGCTTGCGGGACGTGCAGCCCTACCTGTACAAGATCTCCTTCCAGATCACTGATGCCCTGGGCACCTCAGTCACCACCACCATGCGCAGGCTCATCAAAGACACCCTTGCCCTCTGA
- the NR4A1 gene encoding nuclear receptor subfamily 4immunitygroup A member 1 isoform X2, with protein sequence MTSAQYKIKILIEGLHHGQRPGPAPPRQPGSFCWALKADGIMWLAKACWSIQSEMPCIQAQYGTPAPSPGPHDHLASDPLTPEFIKPTMDLASPEAAPTAPTALPSFSTFMDGYTGEFDTFLYQLPGTVQPCSSASSSASSTSSSSATSPASASFKFEDFQVYGCYPGPLSGPVDEALSSSGSDYYGSPCSAPSPSTPSFQPPQLSPWDGSFGHFSPSQTYEGLRAWTEQLPKASGPPQPPAFFSFSPPTGPSPSLAQSPLKLFPSQATHQLGEGESYSMPTAFPGLAPTSPHLEGSGILDAPVTSTKARSGAPGGSEGRCAVCGDNASCQHYGVRTCEGCKGFFKRTVQKNAKYICLANKDCPVDKRRRNRCQFCRFQKCLAVGMVKEVVRTDSLKGRRGRLPSKPKQPPDASPANLLTSLVRAHLDSGPSTAKLDYSKFQELVLPRFGKEDAGDVQQFYDLLSGSLEVIRKWAEKIPGFAELSPADQDLLLESAFLELFILRLAYRSKPGEGKLIFCSGLVLHRLQCARGFGDWIDSILAFSRSLHSLLVDVPAFACLSALVLITDRHGLQEPRRVEELQNRIASCLKEHVAAVAGEPQPASCLSRLLGKLPELRTLCTQGLQRIFYLKLEDLVPPPPIIDKIFMDTLPF encoded by the exons AGATGCCCTGTATCCAAGCCCAATATGGGACGCCAGCACCGAGTCCAGGACCCCATGACCACCTGGCAAGCGACCCCCTGACCCCTGAGTTCATCAAGCCCACCATGGACCTGGCCAGCCCCGAGGCAGCCCCCACTGCCCCCACTGCCCTGCCCAGCTTCAGCACCTTCATGGACGGCTACACAGGAGAGTTTGACACCTTCCTCTACCAGCTGCCGGGAACAGTCCAGCCAtgctcctcagcctcctcctcggcctcctccaCATCCTCGTCCTCAGCCacctcccctgcctctgcctccttcaAGTTCGAGGACTTCCAGGTGTACGGCTGCTACCCCGGCCCCCTGAGTGGCCCAGTGGATGAGGCCCTGTCCTCCAGTGGCTCTGACTACTATGGCAGCCCCTGCTCGGCCCCGTCGCCCTCCACGCCCAGCTTCCAGCCACCCCAGCTCTCTCCCTGGGATGGCTCATTCGGCCACTTCTCGCCCAGCCAGACTTACGAAGGCCTGCGGGCATGGACAGAGCAGCTGCCCAAAGCCTCTGGGCCCCCACAGCCTCCAGCCTTCTTTTCCTTCAGTCCTCCCaccggccccagccccagcctggcccagagCCCCCTGAAGTTGTTCCCCTCACAGGCCACCCAccagctgggggagggagagagctaTTCCATGCCTACGGCCTTCCCAGGTTTGGCACCCACTTCTCCACACCTTGAGGGCTCGGGGATACTGGATGCACCCGTGACCTCAACCAAGGCCCGGAGCGGGGCCCCAGGTGGAAGTGAAGGCCGCTGTGCTGTGTGTGGGGACAACGCTTCATGCCAGCATTATGGCGTCCGCACATGTGAGGGCTGCAAGGGCTTCTTCAAG CGCACAGTGCAGAAAAACGCCAAGTACATCTGCCTGGCTAACAAGGACTGCCCTGTGGACAAGAGGCGGCGAAACCGCTGCCAGTTCTGCCGCTTCCAGAAGTGCCTGGCGGTGGGCATGGTGAAGGAAG TTGTCCGAACAGACAGCCTGAAGGGGCGGCGGGGCCGGCTACCTTCAAAACCCAAGCAGCCCCCAGATGCCTCCCCTGCCAATCTCCTCACTTCCCTGGTCCGTGCACACCTGGACTCAGGGCCCAGCACTGCCAAACTGGACTACTCCAAG TTCCAGGAGCTGGTGCTGCCCCGCTTTGGGAAGGAGGATGCTGGGGATGTACAGCAGTTCTACGACCTGCTCTCCGGTTCTCTGGAGGTCATCCGCAAGTGGGCGGAGAAGATCcctggctttgctgagctgtCACCGGCTGACCAGGACCTGTTGCTGGAGTCGGCCTTCCTGGAGCTCTTCATCCTCCGCCTGGCGTACAG GTCTAAGCCAGGCGAGGGCAAGCTCATCTTCTGCTCAGGCCTGGTGCTACACCGGCTGCAGTGTGCCCGTGGCTTCGGGGACTGGATTGACAGTATCCTGGCCTTCTCAAGGTCCCTGCACAGCTTGCTTGTCGATGTCCCTGCCTTCGCCTGCCTCTCTGCCCTTGTCCTCATCACCG ACCGGCATGGGCTGCAGGAGCCGCGGCGGGTGGAGGAGCTGCAGAACCGCATCGCCAGCTGCCTGAAGGAGCACGTGGCAGCTGTGGCGGGCGAGCCCCAGCCAGCCAGCTGCCTGTCACGTCTGTTGGGCAAACTGCCCGAGCTGCGGACCCTGTGCACCCAGGGCCTGCAGCGCATCTTCTACCTCAAGCTGGAGGACTTGGTGCCCCCTCCACCCATCATTGACAAGATCTTCATGGACACGCTGCCCTTCTGA